One Pelodiscus sinensis isolate JC-2024 chromosome 24, ASM4963464v1, whole genome shotgun sequence DNA segment encodes these proteins:
- the LOC102460605 gene encoding lysophosphatidic acid receptor 6-like — translation MVLSEMTSNCTPGVSAVPVFVGLYTIIFTLGLVLNLVALYIFCCCSSVCSLTTVYMKNLAVSDLLLVVSLPVRIYYYSKQPCLGRQVCELTGLLLLLNMYGSIFLLTCISWDRCMAVCFPMHARVKALRKQAKYICLGVWLVSCAGTVPTYFTQKDHNNFTSCFDSRPQYVTRRSVSFAMMFCFAVPLLVMMLCSWALLRAVRRSAAARMELVNSAKIRSMIVANVTIFLGCFLPFHLVLLCYQVQDLQSEALDVAYRCTLLVASANAALDPLAYYFATETFQRMMVIDNLRAWGLLGDSTEGHSRSQTTLGQCIYLQNIMVLPSSSPLVGSPSRGSQN, via the coding sequence ATGGTGCTTTCTGAGATGACCTCCAATTGCACCCCGGGTGTCTCGGCGGTCCCTGTCTTCGTGGGGCTCTACACCATCATCTTCACACTGGGGCTGGTGCTCAACCTGGTCGCGCTCTACatcttctgctgctgcagcagcgtgTGCTCCCTCACCACGGTCTACATGAAGAACCTGGCCGTGTCCGACCTGCTGCTGGTGGTCTCGCTGCCTGTCCGCATCTACTACTACAGCAAGCAGCCCTGCCTGGGACGCCAGGTCTGCGAGCTCACGGGCCTGCTGCTGCTACTCAACATGTATGGCAGCATCTTCCTGCTCACCTGCATCAGCTGGGATCGCTGCATGGCCGTCTGCTTCCCCATGCATGCCCGGGTCAAGGCGCTGCGCAAGCAGGCCAAGTACATCTGCCTGGGCGTCTGGCTGGTGAGCTGTGCTGGCACTGTGCCCACCTACTTCACCCAGAAAGACCATAATAACTTCACTTCCTGCTTTGACAGCCGGCCTCAGTACGTCACCCGGCGCAGCGTCTCCTTTGCCATGATGTTCTGCTTTGCTGTGCCGCTCCTGGTCATGATGTTGTGCTCCTGGGCTCTGCTGCGGGCTGTGCGCCGCAGTGCGGCCGCCCGCATGGAACTGGTCAACAGCGCCAAGATCCGCAGCATGATCGTGGCCAACGTCACCAtcttcctgggctgcttcctgcctttCCATCTGGTGCTGCTCTGCTACCAGGTGCAGGACCTGCAGAGTGAAGCGCTGGACGTAGCCTACCGCTGCACCTTGCTAGTTGCCTCGGCCAATGCCGCTCTGGACCCGCTGGCCTATTACTTTGCCACCGAGACCTTCCAGCGCATGATGGTGATTGACAATCTACGGGCCTGGGGCTTGCTTGGCGACAGCACTGAGGGCCATAGCCGCTCCCAGACAACCCTAGGCCAGTGCATCTACCTGCAAAACATCATGGTCCTGCCGAGCAGCAGTCCACTGGtgggcagccccagcagggggtcCCAGAACTAA